From Oreochromis niloticus isolate F11D_XX linkage group LG1, O_niloticus_UMD_NMBU, whole genome shotgun sequence, a single genomic window includes:
- the cyba gene encoding cytochrome b-245 light chain gives MGKIEWAMWANEQALASGLILLTGGIVGVAGQFRGWQFAAYAVAAGVFVCLLEYPRSKRAKGTSVERTGQYCFTVCVKAFGPLTRNYYVRAFLHAAICVPGGFMLATVLGCVCLGIASLIYLAAAIRGEHWEPILPRKEIRKPVGESIKNPPQNPPPRPPPEMRRKQAGDLEKSAYDNPMSVTDDE, from the exons ATGGGGAAGATTGAGTGGGCGATGTGGGCTAATGAGCAGGCTTTGGCGTCGGGTCTAA ttcTCCTCACAGGAGGGATCGTAGGCGTTGCTGGACAGTTCAGAGGGTGGCAGTTTGCTGCTTATGCAGT TGCTGCcggggtgtttgtgtgtctacTTGAGTATCCCAGAAGCAAGAGGGCCAAGGGCACGAGCGTGGAGAGAAC GGGCCAGTActgcttcactgtgtgtgtaaaagcctTTGGACCACTCACCAGGAACTACTATGTCAGGGCATTTTTACATGCTGC TATCTGTGTACCTGGAGGTTTTATGCTTGCCACTGTTCTTGGATGTGTCTGCCTTGGCATTGCCAGCCTCATCTACCTTGCA GCCGCTATACGAGGCGAGCATTGGGAGCCCATTCTTCCACGGAAGGAGATCCGAAAACCAGTTGGAGAGAGCATCAAGAATCCTCCTCAGAATCCACCACCAAGACCTCCTCCAGAGATGCGCAGGAAACAAGCAGGCGATCTTGAAAAATCAGCCTATGACAACCCCATGTCTGTTACTGATGATGAATAA